The Arthrobacter sp. OAP107 DNA segment TGCATCACCGCACCGCACCTGCTGGGGCCGCTGGTGGCGCGGAGCCTGGATTCCTGCCGCGACGGCCGCGTCCTGATCGCATGGGCGTGCATCGTCCATGGCGCCACCCTTGCCGCCGCAGTGCTGCTCTATCCGGTGACGTGGCCGGCGCTGACGGGCGTTCTGCTGGTGGCCTCGGGACTGGTTGGGCCCTTGTTAACCGGCGGCATCAGCAGCCGTCTTCCCGCGATCGCCGGGCCGGACCGGGTCAGCCAGCGCCGGGCGCAGGGCTGGGATGTGGCCACCTACGGAATCGGCGGGACGATCGGCCCGAGCGTCGTGGCCGCCGTCTCCGCCTGGGCCGGTCCCACCGTAGCCGCGCTCATCCTGGCGGCAGGCACTTTCGTTGCCGCCGCAGTCGTTCGCTTGCTGCCCTACGTTCCGCCGGCAGCAGTGGCAGCCGAGGTTCCGCGGCCGGCCCAGACCCTGCGGCTCATGACAGTCACAGGCCGCCTTCGGAGGATGCTGTATCTGACCGTCACGGTTGCGTTCTCCGTTGCCGCGCTTCCTATCGCGGCCGTCGCCTCCACTGCGATGTTCCACGTACAGCCTGCCGCCGCCGGCGTTCTGACGGCCGCGTACGGGCTGGGCGGCCTGGCCGGATCGGCCGGCGTGATGTGCCGTCCGCTGCGGGGCGACGCGGACCGGCCTGGTCACCCGCCTCGCGGGACTGGTCGCCGCGGCGCTCGCCGTCGCCGCGTTATCCGGGTCCTTTGCGCCTGCCGTCGCAGCATACGCGGCCGCCGGGGTCATGAACTCGTGCTTCTTCGCGGCGACCCTCGCCGCCCGCAGCGAGTTTGCCCCGCCGCAGGTCCGCGGGCAGGTGTTTGTTTGGGTCGGCGCCCTCAAGATCGCCGCCGGGTCCGCCGGCACGGCCGCGGCCGGTGTCGTGATCACAGGGGAGCCGCAGTTTCCCCTGTTCCTTGCCGCCGCACTTATCCTGGCCGTTGCCGGGGCATCGGCCCTGGACCGCCGCAGCACGGCCGGGCTCCAGACGGAATGAGGGGCTGCGCGTCGAACAACTGAGGTTCGTCCCCATATCCCGGGAACGCGGTTACGATTTGAGTTCCGGGGCTTTCGGGCCCGCCCGCAGCAGCCGAAGGACACCATGACAGCCCAGAATGCTTCCTCGCCGCCACGGGCCGCCGTGGTGGTCAACCCCGCCAAGGATGTTGGCGCCGATCTCCGCGCCTCGCTGGTCCGGCTGTGCGACACACTGGGATGGGCCGAGCCGCTGTGGCTGGAAACCACCGTTGAAGACCCGGGAGTGGGCCAGGCGCGCGAGGCGCTGGCGGCGGGGGTCGACGTCGTTATTGCCGCCGGCGGCGACGGTACGGTGCGGTGCGTGGCTGAGGCGCTGGCAGGAACCGATACGCCGATGGGCATGGTCCCGCTCGGGACCGGCAACCTGCTGGCCCGCAACATGGGCGTGGACATCACTGACCCCGTATCCGCCGCCTACGACGTCCTGAACGGCACCGATCGCACGGTCGACGTTGCCAGAACCACCTTTGACGGGTCCGACGGCGAGAACGTCTTCCTGGTGATGGCCGGTGTGGGCTATGACGCCGCGATCATGGCGGACACGGTGGACGCGCTGAAGGACCGCATGGGGTGGCTTGCGTACGTCGAGGCCGGCATCCGCAAGCTCCCGGGCAAGCCGGTCAGGGCCACCATCCAGGTGGACGACAAGCATCCGGTCAAGCGGCGGATCCGCAGTGTCATGGCAGGCAATTGCGGCCGGATCATGGGCGGCATCGAGATTTTCCCCGAGGCGAAGATCGACGACGGCATCGTGGACCTGCTGATCCTGGCGCCGCGCGGGCACTTCGGCTGGCTGGGGGTTGCGGCGGGCATCTTC contains these protein-coding regions:
- a CDS encoding diacylglycerol kinase family protein, producing MTAQNASSPPRAAVVVNPAKDVGADLRASLVRLCDTLGWAEPLWLETTVEDPGVGQAREALAAGVDVVIAAGGDGTVRCVAEALAGTDTPMGMVPLGTGNLLARNMGVDITDPVSAAYDVLNGTDRTVDVARTTFDGSDGENVFLVMAGVGYDAAIMADTVDALKDRMGWLAYVEAGIRKLPGKPVRATIQVDDKHPVKRRIRSVMAGNCGRIMGGIEIFPEAKIDDGIVDLLILAPRGHFGWLGVAAGIFGRKKNKKESAEYFQGKKIEVTLEHEEEFQLDGDHVGAVKHLSIWVDPGALKVRM
- a CDS encoding MFS transporter, which produces MGSPDRGTARQETRAQQQARAEQEVPRKPAPARPGGGLARYVAAATLARTADGGAVVAIVLMVTTSGAPGWLAGLLGACITAPHLLGPLVARSLDSCRDGRVLIAWACIVHGATLAAAVLLYPVTWPALTGVLLVASGLVGPLLTGGISSRLPAIAGPDRVSQRRAQGWDVATYGIGGTIGPSVVAAVSAWAGPTVAALILAAGTFVAAAVVRLLPYVPPAAVAAEVPRPAQTLRLMTVTGRLRRMLYLTVTVAFSVAALPIAAVASTAMFHVQPAAAGVLTAAYGLGGLAGSAGVMCRPLRGDADRPGHPPRGTGRRGARRRRVIRVLCACRRSIRGRRGHELVLLRGDPRRPQRVCPAAGPRAGVCLGRRPQDRRRVRRHGRGRCRDHRGAAVSPVPCRRTYPGRCRGIGPGPPQHGRAPDGMRGCASNN